In one Chitinophaga sancti genomic region, the following are encoded:
- a CDS encoding heme exporter protein CcmB, with amino-acid sequence MKSTAFHQTITLVKKDILLELRQKYALYGVLLYIISTVFVINLMIGKPEEKTWNALFWVVQLFVSVNAIAKSFLQENRGRLLYFYSLVHPRNFIIAKLIYNILLMAIMSVITLVCCILFMGNPIVNFPYFVGVIMLGGLSLSLLFTMLAAIAAQANQNAALMAIMGFPIILPLLTMLSNIARSSFNIVFQPGLPKMFLMLGAMDILIVGLSLILFPFLWKD; translated from the coding sequence ATGAAATCGACCGCATTCCATCAAACGATTACCCTGGTGAAAAAAGACATATTACTGGAATTACGTCAGAAATATGCGCTTTATGGGGTACTGCTGTATATCATTTCTACCGTATTTGTCATTAACCTGATGATAGGCAAGCCGGAAGAAAAGACATGGAATGCCCTTTTCTGGGTGGTACAGTTATTTGTATCAGTCAATGCGATTGCCAAAAGCTTTCTGCAGGAGAACCGGGGCCGGCTATTGTATTTTTACTCCCTGGTTCATCCACGTAACTTTATCATTGCCAAGTTGATATATAATATCCTGCTCATGGCAATTATGAGTGTGATCACCCTGGTCTGTTGTATCCTTTTCATGGGCAACCCGATTGTGAATTTCCCTTATTTTGTTGGCGTAATCATGCTGGGTGGCCTCAGCCTTTCCCTGCTTTTTACCATGCTGGCGGCTATTGCTGCTCAGGCCAATCAAAATGCAGCGCTTATGGCTATCATGGGATTTCCTATCATTTTACCCCTGCTGACGATGTTGTCGAATATAGCCCGTTCTTCCTTCAATATTGTATTTCAACCTGGTCTGCCCAAGATGTTCCTGATGCTGGGAGCTATGGATATACTCATTGTAGGCTTATCGCTTATTCTGTTCCCTTTTTTATGGAAGGATTAG
- a CDS encoding CcmD family protein, translating into MINKAISFCCTCLLLLVSLLTFGQEPASQQQNTETGPVNEFFRSNGKIYVVVGVLLIIFTGIVIFLVRLDRKISKLERRERADTL; encoded by the coding sequence ATGATTAACAAAGCGATTTCTTTCTGCTGTACCTGTTTGTTATTGTTAGTTTCCCTGCTGACTTTTGGACAAGAGCCGGCATCGCAACAACAGAATACAGAGACTGGACCGGTAAATGAATTTTTTCGTAGCAATGGCAAGATATATGTGGTAGTAGGAGTCCTGCTGATCATCTTTACAGGCATTGTGATCTTTTTAGTTCGCCTGGATCGGAAGATCAGTAAGCTGGAGCGTAGGGAACGTGCTGATACCCTCTAA
- the ccsA gene encoding cytochrome c biogenesis protein CcsA, which yields MAKHWWKALAVILLIYTIIAGFTIDIPIIGTNQQSSRGLFFHVPMWMCMYTMFSISVANSLLYLTKYDLKRDALAGAAGSVGVFFGILGFCTGTLWATYTWGGTITGDAKQQLTAVALLIYMAYLVLRMSIPDIDKRARISAVFNIFAFALLIPLTYIIPRMVDSLHPGAAGSPTFASKDTDGGMKAVLYPAFIGWVLLSVWIYTLVVRYKKLELKNIFK from the coding sequence ATGGCAAAGCACTGGTGGAAAGCTTTAGCGGTAATACTTCTCATATACACTATAATTGCAGGGTTTACAATTGATATACCTATTATAGGTACTAATCAGCAATCATCCCGGGGACTCTTTTTCCACGTACCGATGTGGATGTGCATGTATACCATGTTCAGCATTTCAGTAGCCAATTCCCTGCTCTATCTCACTAAATACGACTTAAAGAGAGATGCCCTTGCTGGCGCTGCCGGCAGTGTAGGCGTGTTCTTTGGTATACTGGGCTTTTGTACCGGTACACTGTGGGCAACCTATACCTGGGGCGGAACAATTACAGGCGACGCCAAACAACAGCTTACTGCTGTTGCTTTGTTGATCTATATGGCTTATCTGGTACTGCGCATGTCCATTCCGGATATCGATAAGCGTGCACGTATCTCCGCAGTGTTTAACATTTTCGCATTTGCTTTGTTGATTCCCTTAACATATATCATTCCACGAATGGTGGATTCTCTTCACCCTGGAGCTGCCGGCTCTCCTACATTTGCCTCAAAAGATACTGATGGCGGTATGAAAGCGGTGCTCTATCCTGCATTTATTGGCTGGGTATTGCTAAGTGTCTGGATCTATACCCTCGTGGTGCGCTACAAAAAACTAGAGTTAAAAAATATTTTTAAATGA